AAAAAGTTCAGAGCCTGCCTTTTTACCTTCATTGGCGAGGAGTTCGTCAATTTTATCATTGACTTCCTTTACTTCTTGGCTGTTTAATAATTGACCTAGGTTTAAAAATCCGTCACGGTCCAGTGACTCTATTTCGTTTTGGCTTAGCATGAATAGGGCTGAATTTTATGTTATCCAATATCGTTAGCTGTTGTGATATTTTCAAAAAAAATGAGAAAAAATATAAGCTAAACGCCCAGTATTTTTCAAGACAAATTCTTAGAGCATTAAGGGCTCTTTTTACTCTGGTACTTTGTTCTCAAAAACTTGATACATCTCAATTAGTACATCAAAGTTTTCCACCCACTTCCACTATTAGAAACATTCTTTTTTATATTTGCCACCGATGGAACAGTTCGTAGTATCAGCACGAAAATATAGGCCGGTAACTTTTGATTCAGTAGTGGGTCAAAGTCATATTACCACCACGCTTAAGAATGCAATTAAGACGGAGCACCTTGCTCAAGCGTTTCTTTTTTGCGGACCAAGAGGTGTGGGTAAAACTACCTGTGCTAGAATTTTAGCCAAAACTATCAACTGCCAAAATGTAGGAGCAGATACAGAACCTTGTAACGAATGCACAAGCTGTAAAAACTTTGCTCAAAACGCCTCTTTCAATATACATGAATTAGATGCTGCCAGTAATAACTCGGTAGAGGATATTAGAAATCTGATAGACCAAGTTCGCTTTCCTCCACAAGATGGAAAGTTTAAAGTCTATATTATTGATGAGGTTCACATGCTGTCTTCAGCTGCGTTTAACGCTTTTTTGAAGACATTAGAAGAGCCACCATCGTATGCCATTTTTATATTGGCTACCACGGAGAAGCATAAGATTCTTCCAACGATATTAAGCCGTTGTCAAATATTTGATTTCAATAGAATTCAGATAAAAGATATGGCTAGTCATTTAGCTGAAATTTCAACCAAGGAAGGTATTGAGTCAGAGCCAGAGGCATTAGAGCTTATTGCTCAAAAGGCAGATGGAGGACTGAGAGATGCTCTTTCTATGTTTGATTTGAACGTAACGTTCTCTACAGATAAGAAACTTACCTATGCGGAGGTTTTAGAGAATCTTCACGTTTTAGATTATGACTATTATTTCAAAATAACCGATGCTCTTTTTGCGGGAGACCTTTCAGAGAGTTTGTTAGTTTTAAATGAAATCTTAGAAAAAGGTTTTGACGGACATCAGTTTGTCACTGGTTTAAATGGACATTTCAGAAATCTTTTGGTAGGGAAAGACTCAAGAACCATCGATTTAATGGAAGTCTCTACTTCTGTGAAACAGAAATATTTGGACCAAACTAAAAAACTAAGTCAAGGTTTCTTGATGTCTGCATTGAGTATAGGTAGTCAAGTTGACTTATCTTATAAGTCGGCCAAAAACCAACGACTGCATGTGGAGATAGGGCTCATGAAAATGGCCAGTATCTCTCAGGTACTTAACTTAAGCACGCTTCCAAACGGGGAGGCTGAAAAAAAAAACTCAACTAGTTTAAGTTCTTCAAATAAATCAGAGGATTCTATACCTGCAGAGGTTACAAAGGTACCACCACCGCCTGTTGAAAAGAAAGCTGCGGTGGGAACAAAGCCTAAATTCAAGTCTTCCAAGTTGCGGTCTACGGTAGATTTAGAAGAAGAGGTTCTCAAAACAGAAATTAAAACTGTAGCAAAGAAAGAGAACGCTCAAGAGATAGTTGCTAATAAGCCATATACTTTAGAGGATGTTAAGGCAGGATTACTTGCCTGTACCAAAATAATGCAGCGTCAAAGTCAGCAAATGATTTTGAAGAGTAATTTTGACTTAAGCGAAGAGGGTGTGATTACCTTGAAGCTGGTAAATCAAACGCTGATGGATTTGTTTGACGAGTCAAAGCAAGATATCCTTGATTTTGTGCGTAAGCAGATTCAAAACAATTCTTTACAACTTACTGCTATTTTAGTTGCAGCTAAAAACGAAGGTAAACCTCGTACAGAGCAAGAGAAATTCAAAGCAATGCTAGATAAAAATCCAGCTTTGAAAGATTTTAAAGATGAATTGGGCTTAGACCTTATTTATTAAGGAGGGCATCCGCCTATCTCCGTTTCAAACACAGTACCAGGCTCTACTTTAAATCCAGGCTCCAACTGAATATGACTGGACCGTAATTTTACCTTAGTTTGAGAGCCTGTAAATTGTGAGTTGGTATTTATGGAGCTTTCAGCCGTTCTACTAATACTTTTTGAGAAGCTAGCAGCATTAAGGTTTAATTCATCAGAACATGGGTAAGCTAGTTTTACTAACCAAAAGTCTGCCCCACCTTTGTTACTACCTATTGTTAAATCTCCATCATTAGAGTAGGAGTGTCCAGAAATCAATAGACCTCCATCAATAGTTCCAATAATGCTTGTAGGAGCATCAGAATCACTACCTCCTAAAGCATCCTTCCATGCAGTTCCACCAAAAGGAATTAATTCAGCAACTAAAAAATTTGATATAGTTGGATCGGTATAGGGAGCTGGAGACCATCCTGAAGAATATGTTTCGCCAACCACTACGCCACTGAAAGTAGATTCATTAAAATAAATATCTGATGGATAATCGTCATTTATTTTACCAACCGAATAATTGTTTGACGAGAAACCAGTTGTATCCATATTAATAATCCAAAAGTCTATGCCTCCATTATTTTCCAAAACATTTCCACCTATGCTCGAATTATAACCCAAAATTAGGAGGTTTTTTGCATCGTCCAGTACTAACCTAACCCCTCCGTCATTTCCATTACCACCCATTAGACGTGTCCATTGGTTTACACCTGTCGAATTGATTTTTAATAATAATAGATCACTTAATCCATGATTCGATTTTCCATTTACGGTGCTTGAATTACTTTCACCCAATACATAATAGTCACCACCATATTCTAGAATATCAGCGGCAAATTCATCTGACGTTCCACCATAAGTTGCATCCCAGTCATACGTTCCATCTGAATGAGTTTTATAAACCCAAGATTCTAAGCCATTTACACCTACAGTTTTAATTGAGTGAAATATAAATCCACCATCTGAGGTTTGAATTACTTTTCCTTTGAGGTTTGGGTTTCCGCCGTAAAAAGTCTTAAAGCCTGTGCTTCCATCATTATTTAGTTTAAGAAGCCATACGCCAGCTTGATTAAAGTCACCTCCAACGTTTGTGGAAGTCACATAGCAAAGAATAATTACACCGCCATCTGATGTTGGAGCTATTGAAATTGGGGAATCATCTAGTGAACCTCCAAAATTATATGACCAAGATTCGTTTCCACTAGCATTAAGTTTAGCTATATAAATATCTGCTCCACCATTATTTAAGGGTATATCACCAGAGGAACTGGAATAAGTAGTCCCAGCAATAAAAATATCTCCCTGAAAATTTTGGCTACAAATTAGGTCAAACTCACCAGCTGAACCGCCAATGTTTTTCTGCCAGCTTAGGCTAGGGGCTTGAGCCAAAGCTTGAATACCACATAGGGTAATCAGGAAAGTGTGAAGTAGATTCTTTTTCAATTATTAGGAAGCTTATTATATAGGAAAACTGACAAATAGGCTTAAAAGTATCTAAAAGAGGTTAAAAAAAGTACTTAAAAATTAAAGTTTTTTGAAATAGATAACGAGTGCTCCTTTTGTATGTACAAACTTCTTTATTAGCGGTTCATAGTTTATGTTAGATGAAGCCTAATGTCTAAAAGGTATAAAGAAGAGTAGCAGTTTCTTTTGTTAAATGGATGCTAAGTGGCATTTGTATCCATATACTAAGCCGCCTTCGGAGTGATTTATTTTAGCAATTTTTGAGGTGTAATCGTTGATCTTAAAGTTGGGATATGAAAAGTTCTGGAAATTTAGTTTCTGGAGAATTTGGATTTCCTTTTTAATACCATTGTTTCTTAAGGAGATTTTTTTCTTGAGCTATTGTCTGTTAGAAATGTATAGCTAGAAGTAGCATTGGAGGTGGGATACCTGAAGAAATGCTTATTAAAAGTATATAGCCATAAGTAGCTATTTGAGAATGTAGTGTTTATCCTTTCCTTTTGAAAAGATAAAGCCATGAGAAGTTGAACTTCATCATGGCTTTAAAATGAATTATTTTGAAAGATCCTTTATGAAAATGTTTTTGAAAGAAAGGACTTCACCATGTCCTAAAAATCCAACATGACCTGAAGTTCTGGCTAAACCAGGATGTTCTTTCCCGTCTAAAGTACCATTCTTACTAGCTTCTAGGTAGTCGCCATCTAAGATAGTTGTACCATTTAAAACTACTGTTATGTTTGAACCTTTTACGGTTACCACTTCTTCATTCCATTCGCCTACTGGCTTCAGAAAACCTCTTTTGGCTGGAATTACGCCATAAACAGAACCATGATATTGGTAGTCATGAAGGTCTGCATACTTATCTGCGGTATTATCTAAAATTTGTAACTCAATTCCTTCATAGGCTGCATCTCCTTCTAATGGAGCGTGAATGCCTAGCCCGTTATTTGCACCTGGCGTCAATTGAAATTCGAATTTGAAAACGAAATCGCTGTACTCTTTTTCTGTAAGTAGATTTCCTCCACTTCCTTCTGTTCCTTTTTCTTCAGGATTTACAGAGAGTACACCGTCCTTGGCTGTGTAAACAGCTTTGTCACCAATCCAGGCATCTAAATTATCACCATCAACAAGTGAGACAAAACCGTCTTCAGAACTAGCAACTTCGGCAGTGGCTTCTGTAGTTTCGGTTGATTCTGAGGTAGAACCAGAACAAGAATAAAGAGCAACGGGTATGGCTAAAGCTAAGCCAAGCGTAGTGATTTTCATAAGTAATTTATGGTCTATTTTAATTTAAGTTCAAAGGTAAAAAGAACAGCTCAGGGCTAATGCCTCCTGAGCTGTTTAAATCTTTAATAATTATACTTCCCAGCCTTTTCTGTAAGTTCTTCCTACAAACTGATTAGCAGCTTCTAGGTTAGTGATACGCATGTTTTCACCATCCCAAAGAAGTTTCTTTCTGGCGAAGAAGTCCATTTTTCCTTTACTGTTTTCTTTTCTAAGCATGTAACTTCTGATAGCTAAGTTACCCATCAGTACCGTTTCTGTCATAGGTCCTGCATAGTCAAAAGAAGATGTTAGACCTAGGTGTTCAGAGCTCTTGAAGCCTGCTTTACACGCATCTACCCATTTTCTGTGGTGACCGTATTCTGGCTCATCACTTTTTTCTACTTCTGGTCCAAATTCCGTAGTGCCATCATTTAGGTAAAGTTTTGGCATTAATGGAGAACTGTCGTTAATATTGGTAGAAATAATTCCTTTCTCACCAATGATTAAAACACCATTTTGACTGTCTTTTCCTCCGATATCATCATTGGCAGGGATAATGTCTGGGTGAGAAGGTCTAATACCTCCGTCGCTCCATGTCAGTTCTATTGGTGATTTACTTTTAGCAGTAGCACCAAATTTTAGCGTAATAAAAGAAGATGGAGGGCAACCTTCTGGGTGGTAATCTGCATTCCACATTTCAGAATAAATAGAAGCTACAGAACACTCCGCTGCTGTAGGGTATTTTAAATTTAATGTTCTGAATGGAATATCAATTAAGTGACATCCTACGTCTCCTAGGGCTCCAGTGCCATAATCCCACCAGCCTCTCCAGTTAAATGGATGCATGTTTGGAGTGAAAGGTTTAAACTCATTAGGTCCTAGCCATAAATCCCAATTAAAATCTTTTGGTTTTAAACTTGCATTTGGCTCTGGCATGGCATTCCCTTGCGGCCAAACTGGTCTGTTAGACCAAACCTGAACTTTTGAAATTTTACCTAAGGCATCAGAGTCAACCCATTTTTGAACTAGACCTAGAAGTTCATTAGAACCTCCTTGGTTTCCCATTTGAGTTACAATTTTTTTATCTCTAGCCATTTCTGTTAATATTCTTGCTTCACGAATATTATGCGTCATTGGCTTTTGAACGTACACGTGAACACCTCTTTCCATAGCATATTTAGCTGCTGGACCGTGAACATGGTCAGGAGTAGAAATAGTAACTGCGTCTATATCTTTTTCCTTATCTAGCATTTCTCTATAATCTGCATAAAGTTTTGCTTTAGGAAAAGCTTTTACTGAGGAAGATGCAGAACCCGAAAAGTCTACATCACATAGAGCTACTACTCTTTCACGACCTTTTACAGAAGCATTTCTGATATCACTGGCTCCCTTACCACCAGCACCTATGGCTGCTAGGTTTAACTGGTCACTTGGAGCGGTGAAGCCTACTCCACCTAAAACATGTCTAGGTACTACAAAAAAAGAAGAAGCGATGGCTCCTTTCTTAATGAAGTCCCTTCTTGAGGAATTATTCTTTTTTGATTTCATTTTAAATAGGTTGAATAAATGGTTGTTTAAAGTATTTGATGCTTAGAATATACTAGTTCTAAATCCTACATAAAATTAAGCAAAATAATAACAGAGAGAATTCTGTGCTGTAATTATTGGCTATCAAATACACGGTTTTGTCTAGTAGTTTAGTCTTAAGCAAATCTATTTCTAGTTTTAATACTATAAACAAAGGCTTTAAGTACTATTCGAATTGATATTTCTTAAGTCTAAGTCTTCAATTAGTACTTCGTTAGAAATTTTAGAATAAGGCCTAGAATTCTAATTTTCTAGTTTTTTTGAAGATTAAGTTTGCGAAGTCAGATTAACATTTGTGACAGTAATTTTTTCAATCAATTTCAATAGCCTTGAGAAAGTAATAAGATCTTTAGTGGGAATGCTTGAAAATAAGGGCTTTACTAGGAATGAAATATTCATCTAGGACCATTTGGTGGAGGTGGTGGATTTTTAGACGGGGATAAAATTTCTTTTAAGATTGTCTTCATAAAGGGCTCGAAACTGGCTAATTGTTCGGGTTTTAATATCGCCTTGATTTCTTCGAAATGTTTGTAAGTAAGCTCAATTTTCTCTTTTTCTAGTTCTTGGATTTCTTGAAGTAAGCTGTCTTTTGAGTTAGTAGGTTTGTCAATTAGACCATTAAAAAAAGGAGAAACCAACGCTCGCTGACTTGCACCAATTTTATCCATGTTCTCTTTATGCTGCATGGCAGATTTTATAAATAACTCATGTTGTTCACTATTAAGTTTAAGTATCTCAATAGGATTTCCTTGTTCTGGTCGGTGTTCTTGGCCAGCTTTAGGTTTGGTCAGGAAAAAGAAAGCCACCATGGCTAGATTAAGAATCAACAAACCAATAGTGCTGTATTTATAGAAGTCTTGCTGTTTCATTCTTAATAAATATTATAATCAGAAATAAGCTGAAGGCTTGAATCTGTGGTTTGACTGGTATTTAGATTGTCATTTTGAGCGTAGGTATAAAGAGCATAGCTGTTAATAAAAATTAAGGTAGCTGCCACTGCGGCAATCATCCTCCACTGTGTCAATGAAATGACTTTTGCCTTTGGTTTATCAATTTTACCTTTTATTAGGTCAAATAACTCAGGTCTTGGCTTAGCAGATGTGCTATCTTTCATGCTAGTCAGTACCTTGTTCTTCCAGTTTTCTTTATTGTTCTGCATCTTGGCTTATTTTATCTTTAGACACTTATTTTTTCTTTTTCCTTCGGTGAGGATATAAATTTTCTAAACTTTTCTTCAAATTACCCTTGGCTCTTTGCAAAAGAGACTCCACAGCCTTAACTGATAAGTCCATGGCAAGGGCTACTTCTTTCTGCGGCATTTCTTCTATTTGGGCTAGAATGAAAGCCATTTTCTGTGATTCGGGAAGCTCTTCAATAGCTTTGAATAAAGCTTTAGCGTTTTCTTTATTCTCTAATAGCACTCCTGGATGTTCAAAGTCGGCTTGTAGAAATTCATTTTCCGAAAGCTCAGACGTTATCCATTTTTTACCTTTTTTGATAGAGTTCAGCGATGTGTTTACGGTGATTCTATAAACCCAGGTACCCACGGCAGACCCTCCTTTAAATTTGCTTGCGTTCTGATAAATTTTAAGAAAAACGTCCTGAGAGATTTCTTCAGCATTCTCTACATTTTGAGTGTACATCAGGGCCAAGTTATAAACCTTGGCAGAATAAATATCATAGAGCTGCTTAAAGGCTTCTCCATCGCCTTCAGCTACCTTTTCTAGGATGTCCTGATGTTTATCCAATATTGATAAGAATAAAGTTTAATGCTCAAACATCAGGAAAAGGCTTTGTAAAATGAAATAAGAATGGAACAAAGTTTTTAAATATCAGGAATTGCGTCTTCTGGGTGTATGGCTTCGCCTTCCCAAATTGGGGTTCCGTTTTCATATTGCAAAACCCTAAATCCATTTCCAAAGTAAGGAAGGTGGTTTTCTTTGGGTATCCATTTTGCTAAGTTTTCTTTGATACCGTTTAGGTTTTGGCTACTAGCTACGTTTTCCCATTCATTAGGGTCTTTTGTTAAATCATATAGTTCTTCGCTACCATCTACATATTGAATATATCGCCACTCATTAGTTCTAATACTATGGTTTTTGTAGTTGTTTGTTGTAATTGCCGGTCTTATTTCTTTAGTTTTTTTGCCTTGCAATTCCGCTATAAGCGAAACTCCTTCCAAGTCAGTTTTTACGGGTAAATTACATAAAGCATTTAGGGTAGGGTATATGTCGAGAAGTTCAACTGGATTGTCAAATTGTGTATTTTTATTTATTCCTGGGCCGGCAAAAATTAAAGGAACATGTGTAGAACGCTCCCATAAAGTGTTTTTGCCACTGATTTCTTTTTCACCTAAATGGTACCCATGGTCTGACCAAAGCACCACAATGGTGTTTTCTGCAAAACCATTTTCATCCAAAGCATCTAGTAATCTACCCACCTGACTATCTACAAAACTTATGGCAGCCAGATAAGATCTTACAAGCGGTTTTAATTGCTGACTCTCTTCCATCCATTTAAGGCGTGGCTCAGGTACTTTCCAGTGATTATACCATGATGCTCTCGGGGTATCTTCTCTATCGTTTTCTAGCATAGGTGGCATAACCAATGTTTCATAAGGATACATGTTAAACCATTTTTCTGTCACGTAAACAGGAACATGAGGCAGGAAAAAACCACAGGA
This sequence is a window from Arcticibacterium luteifluviistationis. Protein-coding genes within it:
- a CDS encoding DNA polymerase III subunit gamma/tau gives rise to the protein MEQFVVSARKYRPVTFDSVVGQSHITTTLKNAIKTEHLAQAFLFCGPRGVGKTTCARILAKTINCQNVGADTEPCNECTSCKNFAQNASFNIHELDAASNNSVEDIRNLIDQVRFPPQDGKFKVYIIDEVHMLSSAAFNAFLKTLEEPPSYAIFILATTEKHKILPTILSRCQIFDFNRIQIKDMASHLAEISTKEGIESEPEALELIAQKADGGLRDALSMFDLNVTFSTDKKLTYAEVLENLHVLDYDYYFKITDALFAGDLSESLLVLNEILEKGFDGHQFVTGLNGHFRNLLVGKDSRTIDLMEVSTSVKQKYLDQTKKLSQGFLMSALSIGSQVDLSYKSAKNQRLHVEIGLMKMASISQVLNLSTLPNGEAEKKNSTSLSSSNKSEDSIPAEVTKVPPPPVEKKAAVGTKPKFKSSKLRSTVDLEEEVLKTEIKTVAKKENAQEIVANKPYTLEDVKAGLLACTKIMQRQSQQMILKSNFDLSEEGVITLKLVNQTLMDLFDESKQDILDFVRKQIQNNSLQLTAILVAAKNEGKPRTEQEKFKAMLDKNPALKDFKDELGLDLIY
- a CDS encoding 3-coathanger stack domain-containing protein, translating into MKKNLLHTFLITLCGIQALAQAPSLSWQKNIGGSAGEFDLICSQNFQGDIFIAGTTYSSSSGDIPLNNGGADIYIAKLNASGNESWSYNFGGSLDDSPISIAPTSDGGVIILCYVTSTNVGGDFNQAGVWLLKLNNDGSTGFKTFYGGNPNLKGKVIQTSDGGFIFHSIKTVGVNGLESWVYKTHSDGTYDWDATYGGTSDEFAADILEYGGDYYVLGESNSSTVNGKSNHGLSDLLLLKINSTGVNQWTRLMGGNGNDGGVRLVLDDAKNLLILGYNSSIGGNVLENNGGIDFWIINMDTTGFSSNNYSVGKINDDYPSDIYFNESTFSGVVVGETYSSGWSPAPYTDPTISNFLVAELIPFGGTAWKDALGGSDSDAPTSIIGTIDGGLLISGHSYSNDGDLTIGSNKGGADFWLVKLAYPCSDELNLNAASFSKSISRTAESSINTNSQFTGSQTKVKLRSSHIQLEPGFKVEPGTVFETEIGGCPP
- a CDS encoding 3-keto-disaccharide hydrolase; translation: MKITTLGLALAIPVALYSCSGSTSESTETTEATAEVASSEDGFVSLVDGDNLDAWIGDKAVYTAKDGVLSVNPEEKGTEGSGGNLLTEKEYSDFVFKFEFQLTPGANNGLGIHAPLEGDAAYEGIELQILDNTADKYADLHDYQYHGSVYGVIPAKRGFLKPVGEWNEEVVTVKGSNITVVLNGTTILDGDYLEASKNGTLDGKEHPGLARTSGHVGFLGHGEVLSFKNIFIKDLSK
- a CDS encoding Gfo/Idh/MocA family protein; translated protein: MKSKKNNSSRRDFIKKGAIASSFFVVPRHVLGGVGFTAPSDQLNLAAIGAGGKGASDIRNASVKGRERVVALCDVDFSGSASSSVKAFPKAKLYADYREMLDKEKDIDAVTISTPDHVHGPAAKYAMERGVHVYVQKPMTHNIREARILTEMARDKKIVTQMGNQGGSNELLGLVQKWVDSDALGKISKVQVWSNRPVWPQGNAMPEPNASLKPKDFNWDLWLGPNEFKPFTPNMHPFNWRGWWDYGTGALGDVGCHLIDIPFRTLNLKYPTAAECSVASIYSEMWNADYHPEGCPPSSFITLKFGATAKSKSPIELTWSDGGIRPSHPDIIPANDDIGGKDSQNGVLIIGEKGIISTNINDSSPLMPKLYLNDGTTEFGPEVEKSDEPEYGHHRKWVDACKAGFKSSEHLGLTSSFDYAGPMTETVLMGNLAIRSYMLRKENSKGKMDFFARKKLLWDGENMRITNLEAANQFVGRTYRKGWEV
- a CDS encoding RNA polymerase sigma factor encodes the protein MDKHQDILEKVAEGDGEAFKQLYDIYSAKVYNLALMYTQNVENAEEISQDVFLKIYQNASKFKGGSAVGTWVYRITVNTSLNSIKKGKKWITSELSENEFLQADFEHPGVLLENKENAKALFKAIEELPESQKMAFILAQIEEMPQKEVALAMDLSVKAVESLLQRAKGNLKKSLENLYPHRRKKKK
- a CDS encoding sulfatase; protein product: MKLKLFFLSSLVFLTASCTQEPDKIEKPNVLFISIDDLNDWIGCLDGHPQIKTPNIDKLAARGMLFTNAHTQSPICNPSRTSLLTGLRPSTTGVYGLSPWIRNVDSLKHLVTLPQYFSQNGYTNYSTGKIFHGNNGRGENDHEFDILGPGTDIKPKPEEKLIGFTPGGNHSLMDWGTFPHNDEDKGDYEVASWAVDVLNSKPKDPFFLSCGFFLPHVPVYVTEKWFNMYPYETLVMPPMLENDREDTPRASWYNHWKVPEPRLKWMEESQQLKPLVRSYLAAISFVDSQVGRLLDALDENGFAENTIVVLWSDHGYHLGEKEISGKNTLWERSTHVPLIFAGPGINKNTQFDNPVELLDIYPTLNALCNLPVKTDLEGVSLIAELQGKKTKEIRPAITTNNYKNHSIRTNEWRYIQYVDGSEELYDLTKDPNEWENVASSQNLNGIKENLAKWIPKENHLPYFGNGFRVLQYENGTPIWEGEAIHPEDAIPDI